A portion of the Staphylococcus felis genome contains these proteins:
- a CDS encoding M23 family metallopeptidase, with amino-acid sequence MKKLLSVSTIALSIGAAGLMSQDANASEATQAHQYEQFSTEDVQSLFSYGEITQDSNGNYHHTLDGHWNQSMFDNHEYYFYLIDHEGRTHYFYFPIHNYGTQGAEVITNETQSPYQDNDYSAYQSHQDLTSNGYQPEVNPNQMQLSNHSQNNSGGSEQSNTTDQTGQGQIPQTSAPESSSSNTNQTADSNWLSQYEQVQPYGQYHGGGAHYGVDYAMPENTPVYSLTDGTVIQSGWSNYGGGNQVTIQEENSDYYQWYMHMNSLNVQAGDKVQAGDQIGLSGSTGNSTGPHLHFQRMSGGVGNENAVDPNPYINQQG; translated from the coding sequence ATGAAGAAATTACTAAGCGTGTCGACTATCGCTTTATCTATAGGTGCTGCTGGGTTAATGTCCCAAGATGCGAATGCGAGTGAGGCAACTCAAGCGCACCAATATGAACAATTCAGTACAGAGGACGTCCAATCCCTTTTTTCATATGGTGAGATCACTCAAGATTCAAATGGTAACTATCACCACACGTTAGATGGTCATTGGAATCAAAGTATGTTTGACAATCATGAATATTATTTCTATCTCATAGATCACGAAGGTCGTACACATTATTTCTATTTCCCTATCCATAATTATGGTACACAAGGTGCTGAAGTCATCACGAATGAGACACAATCCCCATATCAAGATAATGACTACTCAGCATATCAAAGTCACCAAGATCTCACGTCAAATGGATATCAACCAGAAGTCAACCCAAATCAAATGCAGCTATCTAATCATAGTCAAAACAATAGCGGTGGAAGCGAACAATCCAACACAACGGATCAAACGGGACAAGGCCAAATCCCACAAACATCTGCACCTGAGTCAAGTTCATCAAATACAAACCAAACAGCCGATTCTAATTGGCTGTCTCAATATGAGCAAGTTCAACCTTATGGCCAATATCATGGCGGTGGTGCACACTATGGCGTCGACTATGCTATGCCTGAAAATACACCTGTATACTCACTGACAGATGGTACTGTTATTCAAAGTGGTTGGAGTAATTATGGTGGCGGTAATCAAGTCACAATCCAAGAAGAGAATAGCGATTACTATCAATGGTACATGCACATGAATTCGCTAAATGTTCAAGCTGGAGACAAAGTACAAGCTGGCGATCAAATTGGCTTGTCAGGTAGTACTGGTAACTCCACTGGCCCTCATCTTCACTTCCAACGTATGAGCGGCGGTGTCGGTAATGAAAATGCTGTCGATCCTAATCCTTACATCAATCAACAAGGTTAG
- a CDS encoding fructose bisphosphate aldolase, protein MNQEQFDKIKNGKGFIAALDQSGGSTPKALLGYGVEEDQYQNDDEMFQLVHDMRTRIVTSPSFTSDKVLGAILFEQTMDREVEGKHTGDYLADKGIVPFLKIDKGLAEQKDGVQLMKPMPELEELLARANDHKIFGTKMRSNILEFNKEGIDKVVEQQFDVAKQIIARDLVPIIEPEVNINAENKAEIEAYLADTIKAHLDELKEDQYVMLKLTIPTNVNQYEALANHPNVIRVVALSGGYSREHANEVLKTNHNLIASFSRALINDLRVSQSDEEFDKILGATIDSIYDASVNKVEA, encoded by the coding sequence ATGAATCAAGAACAATTTGATAAGATTAAAAACGGCAAAGGATTTATTGCAGCATTAGATCAAAGTGGCGGTAGTACTCCTAAAGCTTTACTTGGATATGGTGTTGAAGAGGATCAATATCAAAATGACGACGAAATGTTCCAATTGGTACATGATATGCGTACGCGTATTGTTACATCGCCTTCATTTACGTCTGATAAAGTACTTGGTGCGATTCTTTTCGAACAAACGATGGATCGTGAAGTTGAAGGTAAGCATACAGGTGATTACCTTGCTGATAAAGGGATTGTGCCGTTCTTAAAAATTGACAAAGGACTAGCTGAACAAAAAGATGGTGTTCAATTAATGAAACCTATGCCTGAATTAGAAGAATTATTAGCCCGTGCCAATGACCATAAAATTTTCGGTACAAAAATGCGCTCTAATATTCTTGAATTCAATAAAGAAGGTATCGATAAAGTTGTTGAACAACAATTCGATGTCGCAAAACAAATTATAGCTAGAGATTTAGTACCGATTATTGAGCCAGAAGTAAATATTAATGCTGAAAATAAAGCTGAAATTGAAGCGTATTTAGCAGATACGATTAAGGCACATTTAGATGAATTAAAAGAAGATCAATATGTAATGTTAAAATTAACAATCCCAACAAATGTTAACCAATATGAAGCTCTAGCAAATCATCCAAATGTTATACGTGTTGTAGCATTATCTGGTGGCTATAGCCGCGAACATGCAAATGAAGTCCTTAAAACAAATCATAATTTAATCGCAAGTTTCTCTCGTGCATTAATTAATGATTTACGCGTCAGTCAATCTGATGAAGAATTCGACAAAATTTTAGGTGCAACTATCGATTCGATTTACGATGCATCTGTAAACAAAGTTGAAGCATAA
- a CDS encoding type I restriction endonuclease subunit R yields the protein MAYQSEFALENEVLQQLEHLGYERVNIHNVEQLYDNLRAIINERHEAKLEGKPLTDSEFQRLLTDINGKSVFDSAMQLRDRYILRRDDETVVSLELMNTKKWCQNKFQVTNQISVKDKYKSRYDVTILINGLPVTQIELKRSGVAISEAFNQIERYRRQNFTGLFRYLQLFVVSNKMETRYYANSDREILKAHMFYWTDEKNERINYLKDFIKDFLEPCHLAKMISRYMIVNETDKILMALRPYQVYAVEAILNRALETNNNGYIWHTTGSGKTLTSFKASQLLSQEEEIKKVIFLVDRKDLDSQTLAEFNKFQDDSVDFTQNTKKLLKQLEDPSQHLIVTTIQKMANAVKSGEAVMDRYREDKVIFIIDECHRTQFGEMHRLIKRHFQNAQYFGFTGTPRFEANKSQDGRATADIFDKCLHYYLIKDAIRDGNVLGFSVEYNQTFNTKENMNEDYVDKINTSEVWMDEERLQLVAEHIVRNYSKKTHQGKYTTMFTVQSIPMAIAYYDIFRKLKQEGKHDLNITTIFTYQANEDTHEEEYFEHSREVLDRVMVDYNQTFGTNYDTDHFDGYFSDVSKRMKSVVPGEKIDILIIVNMFLTGFDSKKLNTLYVDRNLQHHDLIQAYSRTNRIEKETKPYGNIVCYRDLKRQTDEAIEIFSQTDNTDTVLSLSYDEYLTVFKDTLKTVYTLAPTPLDVDNLESEEQQKAFVESFRELSNTLVKLKTFDAFEFSEDELNISEQTYEDYKGKYLAIYENVIRREKNNEEGVSILDDIDFKIELMRNDLINVKYIMDLIGQINLSNKNERDEKRRQIHQLLDKADDEQLRLKADLIRQFIDRVVPSLKEDADINEAYYDYEEQQKLKEIDTFAQQHSMSPTFINEVIGEYEYSGHIDRKQVRQNITGNLIQRKKKTDDVVRFVEDTSGKYSYTE from the coding sequence ATGGCTTATCAAAGTGAATTTGCACTGGAGAATGAGGTGCTCCAACAATTAGAACATTTAGGTTATGAACGCGTCAACATTCATAATGTTGAACAGCTGTATGATAATTTAAGAGCGATTATTAATGAGCGTCATGAGGCAAAACTAGAGGGGAAACCATTAACGGATAGTGAGTTTCAACGATTATTGACGGATATTAATGGGAAGTCTGTGTTCGACAGTGCAATGCAACTACGAGATCGTTATATACTCCGACGTGATGATGAAACAGTCGTATCGCTTGAATTGATGAATACGAAGAAATGGTGCCAAAACAAGTTTCAAGTGACGAATCAAATCAGTGTGAAAGACAAATATAAAAGTCGTTATGATGTCACCATTTTAATCAATGGTTTACCAGTGACACAAATTGAGTTGAAACGAAGTGGTGTCGCCATATCTGAGGCGTTCAACCAAATTGAGCGTTATCGTAGACAAAATTTCACGGGACTCTTTCGTTATCTTCAGCTTTTTGTAGTGAGTAACAAAATGGAAACACGTTATTATGCGAATAGTGACCGTGAAATTCTAAAGGCGCATATGTTTTATTGGACGGATGAAAAGAATGAGCGCATCAATTATCTTAAAGACTTTATCAAAGACTTTTTAGAGCCATGTCATCTTGCTAAAATGATCAGTCGTTATATGATTGTAAATGAAACAGATAAGATTCTAATGGCATTACGTCCGTATCAAGTCTATGCAGTTGAAGCGATACTCAATCGAGCACTAGAAACGAATAATAATGGCTATATATGGCATACGACTGGTAGCGGTAAGACATTAACTTCATTTAAAGCGAGTCAATTATTATCACAAGAAGAAGAAATTAAGAAGGTTATCTTTCTTGTAGACCGTAAAGATTTAGATAGCCAGACACTAGCTGAATTCAATAAGTTTCAAGATGATTCGGTTGATTTTACCCAAAACACGAAAAAACTATTGAAACAATTAGAAGATCCTTCACAACATCTGATTGTCACAACGATACAAAAGATGGCAAATGCGGTGAAGTCAGGCGAGGCTGTTATGGATCGTTATCGAGAAGACAAGGTCATCTTTATTATTGATGAGTGTCACCGCACACAATTTGGCGAAATGCACCGACTGATTAAGCGACATTTTCAAAACGCCCAATACTTTGGTTTTACCGGAACGCCTCGCTTTGAAGCGAATAAGAGTCAAGATGGTCGTGCCACTGCCGATATTTTTGATAAGTGTTTACATTATTACCTGATTAAAGATGCGATACGAGATGGCAATGTACTCGGTTTCTCAGTTGAATATAATCAGACCTTTAATACTAAAGAAAATATGAATGAAGATTATGTTGATAAAATCAATACGTCAGAAGTTTGGATGGATGAAGAACGTCTACAGCTCGTTGCAGAACATATCGTGAGGAACTATTCGAAAAAGACCCATCAAGGTAAATATACGACGATGTTTACAGTTCAAAGCATTCCTATGGCAATAGCGTATTACGATATCTTTCGAAAGTTGAAACAAGAAGGTAAGCATGATTTAAATATTACAACGATATTTACATATCAAGCGAATGAAGATACACATGAAGAGGAGTACTTTGAACATTCTCGTGAGGTACTTGACCGTGTGATGGTCGATTATAACCAAACATTTGGGACGAATTATGATACAGATCACTTTGATGGTTATTTTTCAGATGTGTCAAAGCGTATGAAATCAGTTGTCCCAGGTGAAAAGATTGATATTCTTATCATTGTAAACATGTTCTTGACTGGATTTGATAGTAAAAAGCTGAATACACTTTATGTTGATCGTAACTTACAACATCACGACTTGATTCAAGCGTATTCAAGAACAAACCGGATTGAAAAAGAAACCAAACCTTATGGTAACATTGTCTGTTATCGAGATTTGAAGCGACAAACAGATGAAGCGATTGAGATATTCTCGCAAACAGACAATACGGATACAGTATTAAGTTTATCGTATGACGAATACCTAACAGTCTTTAAAGATACTTTAAAGACTGTCTACACCTTAGCTCCAACACCACTTGATGTAGATAATCTTGAATCTGAAGAACAACAAAAGGCATTTGTTGAGTCATTTAGAGAACTTTCGAATACACTTGTCAAACTTAAAACGTTTGATGCATTTGAATTTAGTGAAGATGAGCTGAATATTTCTGAACAAACTTATGAAGATTATAAAGGCAAATATCTCGCTATTTATGAAAATGTGATTAGACGAGAAAAAAATAATGAAGAAGGTGTGTCGATTTTAGACGATATTGACTTTAAGATTGAACTGATGCGTAATGATCTGATTAACGTCAAGTATATTATGGACCTGATCGGACAAATTAATCTTTCCAATAAAAATGAAAGAGATGAAAAACGTCGTCAAATCCATCAATTGTTAGATAAAGCAGATGACGAACAATTACGTCTCAAAGCAGATCTCATTCGTCAATTCATTGATCGTGTCGTTCCATCTTTAAAAGAAGATGCAGATATTAATGAAGCTTATTATGATTATGAAGAACAACAGAAACTCAAAGAAATTGATACGTTTGCACAACAACACTCAATGTCACCAACGTTTATTAATGAAGTTATTGGTGAATACGAATATAGTGGTCACATTGATCGTAAACAAGTGCGACAAAATATAACTGGCAATCTGATTCAGCGTAAGAAGAAAACAGATGATGTAGTGAGGTTTGTTGAAGATACGTCAGGAAAATATAGTTATACTGAATAA
- a CDS encoding restriction endonuclease subunit S: MLTIDTLIRYSNGSLLTRLEEVTTDGVEVPIYDHVMMSYDKGVFHHLPHEPKWMKLPNNHKGKIVQAGQIVMNMMTTECVIVSERHEGSILPYNYTLIEIDETRLDSQYLVYWFNMSPSAQAQLNQFMQGGSLVKKLTLNHLKQIKIQPPPLKKQKLIGRIAAYRKRQKYLYQKKQYLMDQFLVEQLLREEY; encoded by the coding sequence GTGTTGACCATTGATACTTTAATTAGATATTCGAACGGTTCGTTACTTACACGTTTAGAAGAAGTCACTACTGACGGTGTAGAGGTGCCTATCTATGATCACGTGATGATGTCATATGATAAAGGCGTATTTCATCACCTTCCTCACGAACCGAAATGGATGAAATTGCCAAACAACCATAAAGGGAAAATAGTGCAAGCGGGTCAGATTGTCATGAATATGATGACAACCGAATGTGTAATAGTGAGTGAGCGTCATGAAGGAAGCATATTACCTTACAACTATACATTAATCGAAATTGATGAGACACGCCTAGACAGTCAATATCTTGTGTATTGGTTTAATATGTCACCTTCAGCACAAGCACAACTTAATCAATTCATGCAGGGGGGATCACTTGTTAAAAAGCTGACACTCAATCACTTGAAACAAATCAAAATACAACCACCACCACTGAAAAAACAAAAGCTTATCGGTCGAATAGCTGCATATCGAAAACGTCAAAAGTACTTATATCAAAAAAAGCAATATCTTATGGACCAATTTTTAGTAGAACAGTTATTAAGGGAGGAATATTAA
- a CDS encoding type I restriction-modification system subunit M — protein MSTTEKQRQQQAELQKKLWSIANDLRGNMDASEFRNYILGLIFYRFLSEKTEQEVEDMLKEENISYEDAWQNEEYQEVIREELIQSNGFVVEPQERFSHLIRKIENQTFDIEDLHRAVNHIEESTRGEESEDDFNHLFADMDLHSTRLGNTNAARTKLIAKVMMNISTLPFVHSDMEIDMLGDAYEYLIGQFAANAGKKAGEFYTPQQVSKILAKIVTTGRKDLKNVYDPTCGSGSLLLRVGREANVRHYYGQEYNNTTFNLARMNMLLHNKNYQQFTIENGDTLEDPAVKEERFEAVVANPPYSAKWSADPSFMDDERFSNYGKLAPKSKADFAFIQHMIYYLDDNGTMAVVLPHGVLFRGAAEGKIRRYLIEEKNYLDAIIGLPANLFFGTSIPTSILVFKKCRKDDDNVLFIDASQSFEKGKNQNHLSDEDVEKIVNTYRNRETIDKFSYNASLEEIKENDYNLNIPRYVDTFEEEEPIDLDQVQQELKVIDNEIAQVEAEINGYLKELGVLKDE, from the coding sequence ATGTCAACAACTGAAAAACAACGTCAACAACAAGCAGAATTACAAAAGAAATTATGGAGTATTGCTAACGATTTACGTGGGAATATGGATGCAAGTGAATTCCGAAACTATATTTTAGGATTAATTTTCTATCGTTTCTTATCTGAAAAGACAGAACAAGAAGTAGAAGATATGTTAAAAGAAGAGAATATTTCATATGAAGATGCTTGGCAGAACGAAGAGTATCAAGAAGTTATACGTGAAGAACTGATTCAATCTAATGGATTTGTTGTTGAACCTCAGGAACGCTTTAGTCACCTTATTCGTAAAATAGAAAACCAAACATTTGATATTGAAGACTTACATCGTGCAGTCAATCATATCGAAGAATCCACACGTGGAGAAGAGAGTGAAGATGACTTCAACCATTTATTCGCTGATATGGACCTTCACTCAACACGACTAGGTAATACCAATGCTGCACGTACTAAACTAATTGCTAAAGTAATGATGAATATCAGTACACTACCATTTGTACATAGTGACATGGAGATTGATATGCTTGGCGATGCATATGAATACTTAATTGGTCAATTTGCAGCAAACGCCGGTAAAAAAGCTGGAGAGTTCTACACGCCACAACAAGTCTCAAAAATACTAGCTAAAATTGTCACAACAGGTCGCAAAGACTTAAAAAATGTTTATGACCCGACATGTGGTTCAGGTTCACTCTTATTACGTGTAGGACGTGAAGCAAACGTTCGTCATTACTACGGTCAAGAATACAACAATACAACATTTAACTTGGCTCGTATGAACATGTTATTACACAACAAAAACTACCAACAGTTCACAATTGAAAATGGTGACACACTAGAAGACCCTGCAGTGAAAGAAGAGCGATTTGAAGCAGTAGTGGCTAACCCGCCATATAGTGCTAAGTGGAGTGCTGATCCATCATTTATGGACGATGAACGTTTCAGCAATTATGGTAAGTTAGCACCAAAATCAAAAGCAGACTTTGCCTTTATTCAACACATGATATACTACTTAGATGATAACGGCACAATGGCAGTTGTATTACCACACGGTGTTTTATTTAGAGGCGCAGCAGAAGGTAAAATCCGTCGCTATTTAATCGAAGAAAAGAACTATCTTGATGCCATCATTGGATTACCAGCGAACCTTTTCTTCGGTACAAGCATTCCGACAAGTATCCTAGTATTCAAAAAATGCCGTAAAGATGATGACAATGTCCTCTTTATCGATGCATCACAATCATTCGAAAAAGGGAAAAATCAAAACCATCTCTCTGATGAAGATGTTGAAAAAATCGTCAACACATATCGTAACCGTGAGACAATTGATAAGTTTAGCTATAATGCCTCACTCGAAGAAATCAAAGAGAATGACTATAACCTAAATATTCCTAGATACGTCGATACATTTGAAGAAGAAGAGCCAATTGACCTCGACCAAGTCCAACAAGAACTTAAAGTGATTGATAACGAAATAGCACAAGTAGAAGCTGAAATCAATGGCTACCTTAAAGAGTTAGGGGTGTTGAAAGATGAGTGA
- a CDS encoding restriction endonuclease subunit S has protein sequence MSESKRNIPELRFPEFTGEWEEKKLGEIVEFSKGKYLGKKDLSEKGVKCILYGELYTKYGPIITDIYSSTNADKKLLKEGKYNQILIPSSGETSVDIATASSIEFDNEFYIGGDINILEPKIDKGTFISLSLNGVNKLNLSKYAQGKSVVHIYNNDIKKLKISMAVELEEQEKIGTFFSKLDRLIELEEKKYELLEQQKRGYMQKIFSQELRFKDENGNAFKEWKNTNFNYFMSEPDNLEKGNNLLKDQLLTVKLQGNGVSKANINRALKMGATVYYKRFAGQFIYGKQNFFNGALGIVPKSLDNFYSSGDVPALNIDYSKIDRYYFINYISREDYYRKKEAFSTGTGSKRIHEKTLLGFDIMLPSVEEQHKIGAFFNRLDTFIEKQEDKVELLKQRKQGFLQKMFV, from the coding sequence ATGAGTGAATCGAAAAGAAACATCCCTGAACTGCGTTTCCCAGAATTTACAGGAGAATGGGAAGAAAAGAAGTTGGGGGAGATAGTTGAATTTTCTAAAGGTAAATATTTAGGTAAAAAAGATTTAAGTGAAAAAGGAGTTAAGTGTATTCTCTATGGAGAGTTATATACAAAATACGGGCCAATAATAACTGATATATATAGCAGTACAAATGCAGATAAAAAGTTGTTAAAAGAAGGAAAGTATAACCAAATTTTAATACCTTCATCTGGAGAAACTTCTGTAGATATAGCGACCGCTTCTTCTATTGAGTTTGATAATGAATTCTATATAGGAGGGGATATAAATATATTAGAGCCTAAAATTGATAAAGGAACATTTATTTCATTATCTTTAAATGGTGTGAATAAGTTAAATTTATCAAAGTATGCTCAAGGAAAAAGTGTTGTACACATATATAATAATGATATAAAAAAGTTAAAGATAAGTATGGCGGTTGAATTAGAAGAACAAGAAAAGATTGGCACGTTTTTCAGTAAGCTTGATCGATTGATTGAGCTTGAAGAGAAAAAATATGAATTGTTAGAGCAACAAAAGCGCGGCTATATGCAAAAGATTTTCTCTCAAGAACTAAGATTTAAAGATGAAAATGGGAATGCTTTTAAAGAATGGAAAAATACTAATTTCAATTATTTTATGAGTGAGCCTGATAATTTAGAAAAAGGGAATAATTTACTAAAAGACCAATTATTAACAGTTAAGTTACAAGGTAACGGCGTAAGTAAAGCAAATATCAATAGAGCACTAAAAATGGGGGCAACTGTGTATTACAAAAGATTCGCTGGACAATTTATTTATGGTAAGCAAAACTTTTTTAATGGAGCCTTAGGAATTGTACCCAAATCTTTAGATAACTTTTATAGTTCCGGTGATGTTCCTGCTCTGAATATTGACTACAGTAAAATTGATAGATATTATTTTATAAATTATATATCTAGAGAAGATTACTATAGAAAGAAAGAAGCTTTTTCAACTGGTACTGGTAGCAAGCGAATACATGAAAAAACTTTATTGGGATTTGATATAATGTTACCCAGTGTTGAAGAACAACATAAGATAGGTGCTTTTTTCAATAGGTTAGATACTTTTATTGAAAAACAAGAAGATAAAGTTGAGTTATTAAAGCAACGGAAACAAGGCTTTTTACAGAAGATGTTTGTGTAG